In Paenibacillus sp. FSL M7-0420, a single genomic region encodes these proteins:
- a CDS encoding lipoate--protein ligase family protein, whose translation MRSEPYDVLENGSAGRLPEQMILFTHTGGEAGGEGEEASAEDMLIPFAFEEVLCRDVGAGRVPPVLHLWSHPGGVALGLRDSKLPRAAEAMQALERQGIRTAVRHSGGAAVPLDAGVINVSLLLPKPAGKLDFHDDFRLLASLITEAVAAGHPQAAVQIRAEEVTGSYCPGDFDLAIGGRKFCGIAQRRQSSAYFVHAFVIVSGSGLARGECIRRFYQDAADGDASLDYPRVRPETIAALAELGGPSSAAEFTSGIRQAVAGRGTRLLPAELLQQETGYSLRYSDPQVLEAARMLRERYAR comes from the coding sequence ATGCGGAGTGAACCTTATGATGTACTGGAGAACGGGTCGGCAGGGAGGCTGCCGGAGCAAATGATCCTCTTCACGCATACCGGCGGTGAAGCCGGGGGAGAAGGGGAAGAGGCATCTGCGGAGGATATGCTGATTCCGTTTGCTTTTGAAGAGGTGCTGTGCCGTGATGTCGGGGCCGGTAGGGTCCCGCCGGTGCTGCATCTCTGGAGCCACCCCGGCGGAGTCGCGCTTGGGCTGCGGGACAGCAAGCTGCCCCGCGCAGCAGAGGCGATGCAGGCGCTGGAGCGGCAGGGCATCCGTACGGCAGTCCGCCATTCGGGCGGCGCTGCGGTGCCGCTGGATGCGGGAGTGATCAACGTGTCCCTGCTGCTGCCGAAGCCTGCGGGCAAGCTGGACTTCCACGATGATTTCCGGCTGCTGGCTTCGTTGATTACCGAAGCGGTAGCCGCGGGCCATCCGCAGGCAGCGGTGCAGATCCGGGCAGAAGAAGTCACCGGGTCGTATTGCCCCGGTGACTTCGACCTGGCGATCGGCGGCCGTAAGTTCTGCGGCATCGCCCAGCGCAGACAGAGCAGCGCATACTTCGTCCATGCGTTCGTGATTGTGTCCGGCTCGGGGCTCGCGCGCGGAGAGTGCATCCGCCGCTTCTATCAGGATGCAGCGGACGGCGATGCCTCCCTAGACTATCCGCGCGTGCGGCCGGAGACCATCGCTGCGCTCGCGGAGCTTGGCGGCCCGTCTTCGGCGGCCGAATTCACCTCGGGGATCCGGCAGGCAGTTGCCGGCCGGGGAACCCGCCTGCTGCCGGCGGAGCTTCTGCAGCAGGAGACAGGCTACAGCCTGCGGTACAGCGACCCCCAGGTGCTTGAAGCAGCGCGTATGCTGCGCGAGAGGTACGCCCGCTGA
- a CDS encoding IS256 family transposase, producing the protein MTIVPEHMLNNLFEKLVKDFMKENMESLLRAEIQGFMASEEAGASNSRNGYYTRDLHTRYGHIEDLQVPRDRQGLFQTQMFEPYQRREGWLEEAVIQMYKSGMGTRDVARFIESMFGSHYSPTTISNITATVLEDIHQWQKRPLSKRYSVIYLDGLYVKLKRGTVRGEVVYFAMGIDEEGQRQILGFYVGGQESSNGWREVLKDLYARGAQEVLLGVFDGLPGLDAAFKETYPQADVQHCVVHKVRATLPKIRVEHKTDVIKALKTVYDAPDEVVARANFDTVKAKWNALYPKEMRSWEEQLSTLLTFYKYPEPMRKAIYTSNPIERMNKEIRKRLKPMNSLTNMDAAEKIVYLEMLGYNERFGQRVTPGFGVDTVKKKLSQLYEARYPSLPTAEEE; encoded by the coding sequence ATGACTATTGTACCCGAACATATGCTAAATAATCTATTTGAAAAACTTGTTAAAGACTTCATGAAAGAGAATATGGAATCGCTCCTGCGTGCCGAAATCCAAGGGTTTATGGCGAGTGAAGAAGCCGGTGCCAGCAATAGCCGTAACGGATACTATACACGGGATCTGCACACGAGATACGGCCATATTGAGGATCTTCAGGTTCCCCGGGACCGCCAGGGTCTCTTTCAAACTCAGATGTTTGAACCGTACCAGCGGCGGGAGGGCTGGCTGGAGGAGGCGGTGATCCAGATGTATAAATCCGGCATGGGTACCCGGGACGTGGCCCGATTTATTGAAAGCATGTTCGGCAGCCATTACTCGCCCACCACCATCAGTAACATCACCGCTACGGTGCTGGAGGACATTCACCAGTGGCAGAAACGTCCGCTGAGCAAGCGCTACTCTGTGATTTACCTGGATGGGCTGTACGTGAAGCTGAAACGGGGCACGGTCCGGGGTGAAGTCGTCTATTTTGCCATGGGAATCGACGAAGAAGGTCAGCGTCAAATCCTGGGGTTCTACGTGGGGGGTCAAGAGAGCTCGAATGGCTGGCGGGAGGTGCTCAAAGATCTGTACGCACGCGGGGCCCAGGAAGTGCTGCTGGGTGTATTTGATGGACTGCCGGGGCTAGATGCGGCCTTTAAAGAAACCTACCCGCAGGCGGATGTGCAGCATTGTGTGGTGCACAAAGTACGAGCCACGTTACCCAAAATCCGGGTGGAGCACAAAACCGATGTGATTAAAGCCCTGAAGACCGTGTATGATGCACCGGATGAGGTCGTGGCCCGGGCGAACTTTGACACGGTGAAAGCGAAGTGGAATGCGTTATATCCGAAGGAAATGCGGTCTTGGGAGGAGCAGCTTTCGACGTTACTGACGTTCTACAAGTACCCGGAACCGATGCGTAAAGCGATTTACACGTCCAATCCCATTGAGCGAATGAACAAGGAAATCCGCAAACGTCTGAAGCCGATGAACAGTCTGACCAACATGGATGCGGCAGAAAAAATCGTGTATCTGGAGATGTTAGGCTACAACGAAAGGTTTGGGCAGCGAGTGACCCCTGGCTTTGGGGTGGACACGGTGAAAAAGAAGCTCAGCCAGCTCTATGAAGCCCGCTACCCTTCGTTGCCGACAGCCGAAGAAGAGTAA
- a CDS encoding putative quinol monooxygenase, with amino-acid sequence MIIIHALLHVNPAREEEFLATAKPLIAATHEEEGNLSYELYKHAADGSLYIMVETWRDQAAVAAHNTSPHFTGFAAKAGEFLTAPLDVKVYSAEELSK; translated from the coding sequence ATGATTATTATCCATGCGCTGCTTCATGTGAATCCTGCACGGGAGGAAGAGTTCCTGGCCACGGCGAAGCCGCTGATTGCCGCCACGCACGAAGAAGAAGGGAACCTGTCCTACGAGCTGTATAAGCATGCAGCAGACGGAAGTCTCTATATCATGGTTGAGACCTGGCGTGATCAGGCCGCCGTTGCCGCTCATAACACAAGCCCTCACTTCACCGGCTTCGCCGCCAAAGCGGGAGAGTTCCTGACCGCACCGCTTGATGTTAAGGTGTATAGCGCTGAGGAATTGAGTAAATAA
- a CDS encoding MGMT family protein, with amino-acid sequence MTPFTRKVILIIQSIPEGSVMTYGGIARAAGSPRAARQVVRILHSMSRKYKLPWHRVINAKGMISLTEDESASLQQLYLTGEGVIFDERGVVDLERYQYVPAPELEMDLELPPEPGDEEDT; translated from the coding sequence ATGACACCATTCACGCGAAAAGTTATTCTCATTATTCAGTCGATCCCGGAAGGCTCCGTCATGACCTACGGCGGGATTGCCCGGGCGGCCGGAAGTCCCCGGGCGGCCCGGCAGGTCGTGCGCATTCTGCATTCCATGAGCAGGAAGTACAAGCTGCCGTGGCACAGGGTCATCAACGCCAAAGGAATGATCTCGCTCACCGAAGACGAATCCGCATCCCTACAGCAGCTATATTTAACCGGAGAGGGCGTTATTTTCGATGAACGGGGCGTGGTTGACCTGGAGCGTTACCAGTATGTTCCGGCTCCGGAGCTGGAGATGGACCTGGAGCTTCCGCCTGAACCCGGCGATGAGGAGGACACTTAA
- a CDS encoding nitroreductase family protein, with product MNTTKNNDYISIITGRRSIRKYDSSVKISKEEMTEILTEATLAPSSVNMQPWRFVIIESPEAKAKLAPIAKFNQTQVETSAAVIAVFGDMNNFDYAEQIYGTAVERGLMPAEVKERQLAALGAHFAKLPADVNRETVMIDAGLVSMQLMLSARAHGYDTNPIGGFEKDQIAELFGMDKERYIPVMLISIGKALEEGYASVRLPIDTIAQWK from the coding sequence ATGAACACTACCAAAAACAATGATTACATCAGCATTATTACAGGACGCCGCTCGATCCGCAAATATGATTCATCCGTCAAAATCAGCAAAGAGGAAATGACAGAGATTCTTACAGAAGCTACGCTGGCGCCTTCCTCCGTGAACATGCAGCCTTGGCGTTTTGTGATCATCGAAAGCCCGGAAGCCAAAGCCAAGCTGGCCCCTATTGCCAAGTTCAACCAGACTCAGGTCGAAACCTCCGCAGCGGTGATTGCCGTATTCGGTGATATGAATAACTTCGATTACGCTGAACAAATCTACGGAACGGCTGTAGAACGCGGACTTATGCCTGCCGAGGTGAAAGAAAGACAGCTGGCCGCCCTGGGCGCCCACTTCGCCAAGCTGCCCGCAGATGTGAACAGAGAGACCGTGATGATTGACGCGGGGCTGGTCTCCATGCAGTTGATGCTGTCCGCCCGCGCACACGGATATGACACCAATCCGATCGGCGGATTTGAAAAGGATCAGATCGCTGAACTGTTCGGTATGGACAAAGAACGCTACATTCCGGTGATGCTGATTTCAATCGGTAAAGCGCTGGAAGAAGGCTACGCCTCCGTCCGTCTGCCTATTGACACGATTGCCCAGTGGAAATAA
- a CDS encoding phospholipase D-like domain-containing protein encodes MTNLHTNHRLTSIPAAAGQDGQLQQDLIDYVNYHISGRSLASLTEGAEEAEPAFAPLLQSDTVRAYRQECGGVITDMQQLEQLPGISQEWLNQLADTVAGLDSGKLRALAPQTTRHNRVDPYVNGPQCLDMLLGEIGKAERYIHLSVMLFFNDHSGNLIASGLLHALERGVEVRIMVNYTVTALGYGQNLEVGQFSKIAGRLEQAGAKLLDTFHSYYGAEEWAAKRKVLKSQGVPESILFLQDKVQEDVEVTGLNVIDHRKFMIVDGITSIIGSLNIGDQYTFATPIQEAPDQQVDGRPLGIPAREEEWHDGCFRIQGAVAQSLNAVFHSRWLLLGGDHFDLASTFYRPVVDYAFGEEECTLFASFPGNPVNLIQQYILDVITYAADETLIVNPYLIDQAFWDRLGEVGPERACHLTICNPLEVNDHPTNRAAVRSNMYVPFCNGVSFYDYSATERFSHWKIIYDHRAQAVFHGSYNINERSACHDYELGLLVKGRSLAEKVKHMIDYDLSVSRQITGKHEFFKHPWLHPSTYLNKATQNYT; translated from the coding sequence ATGACTAATCTACATACCAATCACCGGTTAACCTCAATCCCTGCTGCTGCCGGGCAGGACGGGCAGCTTCAGCAGGATCTCATAGATTACGTGAATTATCATATTTCGGGCCGCTCCCTGGCGTCACTCACCGAAGGTGCGGAGGAGGCGGAGCCGGCGTTTGCCCCTCTTTTGCAAAGTGATACCGTGCGCGCTTACCGTCAGGAGTGCGGGGGCGTCATAACGGATATGCAGCAGCTCGAACAGCTGCCGGGTATAAGCCAGGAATGGCTTAATCAGCTCGCGGATACAGTAGCAGGACTCGATTCCGGTAAGCTCAGAGCTCTGGCCCCGCAGACCACCCGGCATAACCGGGTAGATCCTTATGTGAACGGACCACAATGTCTGGACATGCTGCTCGGCGAGATCGGCAAGGCTGAGCGTTACATTCATCTGTCCGTGATGCTGTTCTTCAATGACCATTCAGGGAACCTTATCGCTAGTGGGCTGCTTCATGCACTTGAACGCGGAGTAGAGGTTAGAATCATGGTGAATTATACGGTCACTGCGCTCGGATACGGCCAGAACCTGGAGGTGGGGCAATTCTCCAAGATTGCCGGGCGTCTGGAGCAGGCAGGTGCAAAACTGCTGGATACCTTCCACTCCTATTACGGTGCAGAGGAATGGGCTGCGAAGCGCAAAGTGCTGAAGTCACAGGGCGTGCCTGAGAGCATCCTTTTTCTGCAGGATAAGGTTCAGGAGGATGTGGAGGTGACCGGGCTGAATGTGATTGACCACCGCAAATTCATGATTGTAGACGGAATAACTTCCATTATCGGCAGTCTGAATATCGGGGACCAGTATACGTTTGCCACCCCCATTCAGGAAGCCCCGGATCAGCAGGTAGATGGACGTCCGCTCGGTATCCCCGCCAGGGAAGAGGAATGGCATGACGGCTGCTTCAGGATTCAGGGGGCTGTGGCCCAGTCGCTGAACGCTGTTTTTCACTCCAGGTGGCTGCTGCTCGGGGGAGATCACTTTGACCTGGCGTCAACCTTCTATCGTCCTGTGGTGGACTATGCATTTGGGGAGGAGGAGTGTACGCTCTTCGCGAGCTTTCCCGGCAACCCGGTGAATCTGATTCAGCAATATATTCTGGATGTGATCACCTATGCGGCCGATGAGACTCTTATTGTGAATCCGTATCTGATCGATCAGGCCTTCTGGGACCGGCTGGGTGAAGTGGGGCCGGAGCGCGCCTGCCATCTCACCATCTGCAATCCGCTGGAGGTTAATGATCATCCGACAAACCGGGCGGCGGTGCGCAGCAACATGTACGTTCCCTTTTGTAACGGCGTATCCTTCTATGATTATAGTGCGACTGAACGCTTCTCCCACTGGAAAATCATCTACGACCACAGAGCGCAGGCGGTATTTCACGGCTCTTATAATATTAATGAACGGAGTGCCTGCCATGATTACGAGCTGGGCCTGCTGGTGAAGGGCAGAAGCCTCGCCGAGAAAGTGAAGCACATGATTGATTATGACCTCAGCGTATCGCGCCAGATCACCGGCAAACACGAGTTCTTCAAGCATCCTTGGCTGCATCCCAGCACCTATCTGAACAAAGCAACACAGAATTACACCTGA
- a CDS encoding MarR family winged helix-turn-helix transcriptional regulator: MREAQPDEHKIFELLQALHKGIGPKFERCAGVTPTRFRLLQELYHSSEISQISLQKLVDIDAAAVTRHLRGLEDTGMIARRNNPADNRVTLVSLTGQGREHIDAYRENKTQFISDLLTGFNEQERTVLADMLTRLQHNINVL, from the coding sequence TTGAGGGAAGCTCAGCCCGATGAACATAAGATTTTTGAACTTCTGCAAGCTCTGCACAAAGGCATCGGCCCGAAGTTCGAGCGTTGTGCAGGCGTGACTCCTACCCGGTTCAGATTGCTGCAGGAGTTATATCACAGTTCGGAGATAAGCCAAATCTCGCTGCAAAAGCTAGTGGATATCGACGCTGCAGCGGTCACCCGCCACTTAAGAGGGCTGGAGGACACCGGAATGATCGCCCGCCGTAATAATCCAGCCGATAATCGCGTGACTCTCGTCTCCCTGACTGGTCAAGGCCGTGAACATATCGATGCCTACCGGGAGAACAAAACCCAGTTCATCAGCGATCTGCTGACCGGCTTCAATGAACAGGAGCGTACAGTGCTCGCAGACATGCTTACCCGGCTCCAGCATAATATCAATGTACTGTAG
- a CDS encoding DUF1361 domain-containing protein, which produces MKELNYTKVFILLAAMTAATLAVYRVVSLQTDTFYAFLLWNLFLAWVPFFFSMAAHELDKRKIGGLLILPLGVAWLLFFPNAPYIMTDLIHLTVRKSKYIVGGTIQNRYWYDLTTLLLFTWSGWLTGFFSLYQFQHVIYRKSNMLLSWVFVLFACVMGGYGVLLGRVYRLNSWDVLTDRHQLYRLVMDSLNRQSVFFSLFVAFVLLVIYATMYCLLNGLAGGGRRSYSEGRRKTG; this is translated from the coding sequence ATGAAAGAACTGAATTACACCAAGGTCTTCATCCTTCTGGCTGCTATGACGGCGGCAACACTTGCTGTATACCGCGTTGTTTCGCTGCAGACGGATACGTTCTATGCCTTTCTGCTCTGGAATCTGTTTCTGGCCTGGGTGCCGTTCTTCTTCTCCATGGCCGCGCATGAGCTGGATAAGCGGAAGATCGGGGGGCTGCTGATTTTGCCGCTGGGCGTAGCCTGGCTGCTGTTTTTTCCGAATGCGCCTTATATTATGACGGATCTGATCCATCTGACTGTCCGCAAAAGCAAGTATATCGTCGGCGGAACGATCCAGAACCGGTACTGGTATGATCTGACCACCCTCCTCCTGTTCACCTGGAGCGGCTGGCTGACCGGATTCTTCTCCCTGTACCAGTTCCAGCACGTGATCTACCGGAAAAGCAACATGCTGCTCTCATGGGTCTTCGTCCTGTTCGCCTGTGTCATGGGCGGCTACGGCGTCCTGCTCGGCAGAGTCTACCGGCTGAACAGCTGGGATGTGCTGACGGACCGCCATCAGCTCTACCGGCTGGTCATGGACAGTCTGAACCGGCAGTCAGTGTTCTTCAGCCTGTTCGTCGCCTTTGTGCTGCTGGTGATTTATGCCACGATGTATTGCCTGCTGAACGGGCTGGCGGGCGGGGGCCGCAGGAGTTATTCCGAGGGCCGGAGGAAGACAGGTTAA
- a CDS encoding carbon-nitrogen family hydrolase: MRIALIQLDIAFGKPEVNYAAAERKIREAAVGRPDCIILPELWTTGYDLTRLGEIADSGGHTTGALMSDLAREYGVNIVAGSIAVRQENGGVTNSMYVFDRSGVCIGEYSKLHLFKLMEEHLYLQPGGAKGLFTLDGILCAGLICYDIRFPEWVRVHMAGGAEILFISAEWPLPRLSHWRALLISRAIENQCYVVACNRAGTDPANTFAGHSLIIDPWGEIVSEASGGEEILRGELNLTRVREVRGQIPVFADRRPELYM; this comes from the coding sequence ATGAGAATTGCCTTGATTCAGCTTGATATAGCATTCGGCAAACCCGAGGTGAATTATGCTGCGGCGGAGCGCAAAATACGTGAGGCTGCTGTCGGCCGTCCGGACTGCATTATTCTTCCCGAGCTATGGACAACGGGATATGATCTGACCCGTCTGGGGGAAATTGCCGACTCCGGCGGACATACCACGGGGGCCTTGATGTCGGATCTGGCCCGGGAATACGGCGTGAATATCGTTGCCGGCTCCATTGCCGTCAGGCAGGAGAACGGCGGCGTTACGAACAGTATGTATGTCTTTGACCGCAGCGGGGTATGCATCGGGGAGTACAGCAAGCTGCATCTGTTTAAGCTGATGGAGGAGCATCTCTACCTCCAGCCCGGCGGTGCCAAAGGACTGTTCACGCTGGACGGCATTCTCTGTGCCGGGCTGATCTGCTACGACATCCGGTTCCCGGAATGGGTCCGGGTCCATATGGCCGGAGGGGCGGAGATCCTGTTCATCAGCGCCGAATGGCCGCTGCCCCGCCTCTCTCACTGGCGCGCGCTATTGATCAGCCGGGCGATTGAGAACCAGTGCTACGTTGTAGCCTGTAACCGGGCAGGGACAGATCCGGCGAATACCTTCGCTGGACATTCCCTGATCATCGATCCTTGGGGCGAGATTGTCAGCGAGGCCTCCGGCGGCGAAGAGATCCTCCGCGGCGAGCTTAACCTCACCCGGGTCCGTGAGGTACGGGGGCAAATCCCGGTCTTCGCGGACCGTCGCCCGGAGTTGTATATGTAG
- a CDS encoding ArsR/SmtB family transcription factor: MNSDIQQFKTEFFKALAHPMRIRILELLSEGEKNVNELQAILGSEGSAVSQQLAVLRAKNVVTSVKEGTTVIYALRDPLIKELLAVARQIFDNHLVSTISLLEGIRSE; encoded by the coding sequence ATGAACAGCGATATTCAACAATTTAAGACGGAATTCTTCAAGGCGCTGGCTCACCCGATGCGGATTCGGATTCTGGAGCTGCTTAGCGAAGGCGAGAAGAATGTGAACGAGCTGCAGGCGATCCTGGGTTCGGAAGGCTCTGCGGTATCCCAGCAGCTGGCCGTCCTCAGGGCCAAAAATGTGGTCACCAGCGTCAAGGAAGGGACCACTGTCATCTATGCCCTCCGTGATCCTCTGATTAAGGAGCTTCTGGCTGTAGCCAGACAGATCTTCGACAATCATCTGGTGAGTACCATTTCCCTGCTTGAAGGCATCCGCAGCGAATAA
- a CDS encoding SulP family inorganic anion transporter: protein MTGWGRFKGYNIASLRKDIISGTIVGVIAIPLGMAFAIASGVKPEYGIYTTIVAGILISLFGGSRFQIGGPTGAFIPILFAIAMQYGYENLLIAGMMAGVILVLMGVLRLGVLIKFIPKPVTIGFTAGIAVIIFSGQIANFLGLRDMKRHESFIDNMKEIGAHLSTINLYSILTAGVCLAVVVLGLRFAPKVPGSLIGLLCATVIAALFFSGKVTTIGSAYGDIPNTLPSFHFPVITWEKIKLLIRPAFVIALLGAIESLLSAVVADGMSGSRHDSNRELIGQGVANIAAPLFGGIPATGAIARTATNIRSGAASPLSGIIHGVVVFLILLLFAPYASSIPLAAMAPILMVVAWNMSERKEFLHLLKLKTGDSLVLAITFLLTVFADLTVAVEVGLILAVVLFVKRMGEVHRISKVLPDPSSVKVEAHMVTESHDCPQIGIYNVEGPLFFGAAYRFDHTMPELGPDQPKLILLRMGKVPLMDTTGEANLAALVKELQNAGGRLMISGIQSQPLELLKKTGLYDRIGAAQFYDHTGEAINDALGSVNPSRCRGCEHAAFRECSALSGLEESSSRSAAFKGRTPAVARKLSGGV from the coding sequence ATGACAGGGTGGGGCCGTTTCAAAGGCTATAACATTGCTTCGCTGCGCAAGGATATCATTTCAGGGACAATCGTCGGCGTTATTGCCATCCCGCTTGGGATGGCATTTGCTATTGCTTCCGGTGTGAAGCCGGAGTACGGAATCTATACAACTATTGTGGCCGGCATACTGATTTCCTTATTTGGCGGGTCCAGGTTTCAGATTGGCGGGCCTACGGGTGCATTCATTCCTATTTTGTTCGCTATTGCCATGCAGTACGGGTATGAGAATCTGCTGATTGCCGGAATGATGGCCGGGGTGATTCTTGTCTTGATGGGTGTTCTGCGGCTTGGGGTATTGATTAAGTTCATTCCGAAGCCGGTGACCATTGGTTTTACGGCCGGGATTGCCGTTATTATCTTCAGCGGGCAGATTGCGAACTTCCTTGGCCTGAGGGATATGAAGCGGCATGAGAGCTTCATCGACAATATGAAGGAGATCGGGGCGCATCTCTCCACAATCAATCTGTACAGTATTCTGACTGCGGGGGTATGTCTCGCCGTAGTGGTGCTGGGGTTGCGGTTTGCCCCGAAGGTGCCGGGTTCTCTAATTGGACTGTTGTGTGCCACGGTTATCGCAGCCCTGTTCTTCAGCGGCAAGGTGACGACCATCGGCTCTGCCTACGGAGATATCCCGAATACACTCCCCAGCTTTCACTTCCCGGTCATTACGTGGGAGAAGATCAAGCTGCTGATCCGTCCGGCTTTTGTCATTGCGCTGCTGGGAGCCATTGAGTCGCTGCTCTCCGCAGTCGTGGCCGACGGCATGTCGGGCAGCCGCCATGACAGCAACCGTGAGCTGATCGGCCAGGGGGTCGCCAATATCGCCGCGCCGCTCTTCGGCGGGATACCGGCTACCGGTGCGATTGCCAGAACCGCCACCAATATCCGCAGCGGTGCCGCTTCTCCGCTCTCCGGGATCATTCACGGTGTGGTGGTGTTCCTGATCCTGCTGCTGTTCGCCCCGTACGCCTCCAGCATTCCGCTGGCAGCGATGGCCCCGATTCTGATGGTCGTAGCCTGGAATATGAGTGAACGCAAGGAATTTCTCCACCTGCTGAAGCTGAAGACCGGGGATTCACTGGTGCTGGCGATTACCTTCCTGCTGACGGTATTCGCTGATCTGACCGTGGCGGTAGAGGTGGGGCTGATCCTGGCCGTTGTCCTCTTCGTCAAGCGTATGGGTGAGGTGCATAGAATCTCCAAGGTGCTGCCTGACCCGTCTTCCGTCAAGGTCGAGGCCCATATGGTAACCGAGAGCCACGACTGTCCGCAGATCGGAATCTACAATGTGGAGGGACCTCTGTTCTTCGGCGCTGCCTACCGCTTCGACCACACCATGCCCGAGCTCGGCCCGGATCAGCCTAAGCTTATCCTGCTGCGCATGGGCAAGGTGCCGCTGATGGATACGACAGGCGAGGCCAATCTGGCTGCGCTGGTGAAGGAGCTGCAGAACGCTGGCGGCAGGCTGATGATCTCAGGCATCCAGAGCCAGCCGCTGGAGCTGCTGAAGAAGACAGGACTGTATGACCGGATTGGGGCAGCCCAGTTCTATGATCATACCGGCGAAGCGATCAATGATGCGCTGGGAAGCGTGAATCCCAGCCGTTGCCGGGGCTGCGAACATGCGGCCTTCAGAGAATGCAGCGCCCTCTCGGGGCTGGAGGAATCCTCATCGCGCAGCGCTGCCTTCAAGGGGCGCACTCCGGCGGTGGCCCGCAAGCTGAGCGGCGGGGTATAA
- a CDS encoding CHAD domain-containing protein produces MTTVPQAKDRQLSKSRQWEQAMSKLYINFQDYSKDARKGFNDEDIHQARVNSRKLLTLLSILDPGHTATADLYDSFKQAQKKLGRVRDADVLIGSFEARRKAAKAAGDKKTAKLLKAVIEHQKDTRKDARKKLKKALPKLSGQALEALWTPFTQTQLESFAAKKDANVAMRELEVAFEQKKKACKTLFKGPSAESKEAFEALHELRIAAKELRYTANAAAFALNQKFHAHEAFYKDIQDQLGLINDKRVWLETLQSIGREELDVGKKVWVAFTDTLRAEVLEALHQNEVVPVAGAEPQK; encoded by the coding sequence ATGACCACCGTACCACAGGCAAAGGACAGGCAACTAAGCAAATCCAGGCAATGGGAACAGGCTATGAGCAAGCTGTATATTAATTTTCAGGACTATAGCAAGGATGCGCGAAAAGGGTTCAACGATGAGGATATTCATCAGGCCAGAGTCAATAGCCGCAAGCTGCTGACCCTGTTGTCCATTCTTGATCCGGGCCATACTGCAACGGCAGACTTGTATGACAGCTTCAAGCAGGCCCAGAAGAAGCTCGGCAGAGTCCGTGATGCAGATGTGCTGATCGGATCGTTTGAGGCCAGGCGTAAGGCAGCGAAGGCGGCGGGCGATAAGAAGACTGCCAAGCTGCTGAAGGCGGTCATTGAACACCAGAAGGACACACGGAAGGACGCCCGCAAGAAGCTGAAGAAGGCACTGCCCAAGCTGTCCGGCCAAGCGCTCGAAGCGCTGTGGACCCCTTTTACCCAGACCCAGTTAGAGTCCTTCGCTGCCAAAAAAGACGCCAATGTAGCCATGCGCGAGCTCGAAGTCGCCTTTGAACAGAAGAAAAAAGCCTGCAAGACCCTGTTCAAGGGTCCATCCGCTGAATCGAAGGAAGCCTTCGAAGCCCTTCATGAGCTGCGGATTGCGGCCAAGGAACTGCGGTATACGGCGAATGCGGCTGCTTTTGCGCTGAATCAGAAATTCCATGCCCATGAAGCCTTCTATAAGGACATCCAGGACCAGCTCGGACTCATTAATGACAAGCGGGTATGGCTTGAGACGCTGCAATCGATTGGACGCGAAGAGCTGGATGTCGGCAAAAAAGTCTGGGTCGCCTTCACCGATACGCTGCGTGCAGAGGTACTGGAAGCTCTTCATCAGAACGAGGTCGTCCCTGTTGCTGGAGCTGAGCCCCAAAAATAG